From one Amia ocellicauda isolate fAmiCal2 chromosome 17, fAmiCal2.hap1, whole genome shotgun sequence genomic stretch:
- the kctd10 gene encoding BTB/POZ domain-containing adapter for CUL3-mediated RhoA degradation protein 3 isoform X1, producing the protein MEEMSGESVVSSAVPAATTRTTSFKGSSPSSKYVKLNVGGALYYTTMQTLTKQDTMLKAMFSGRMEVLTDSEGWILIDRCGKHFGTILNYLRDGAVPLPESRREIEELLAEAKYYLVQGLADECHAALQNKDMYEPFCKVPLVTSPKEEQRLIATSNKPTVKLLYNRSNNKYSYTSNSDDNMLKNIELFDKLSLRFNGRVLFIKDVIGDEICCWSFYGQGRKIAEVCCTSIVYATEKKQTKVEFPEARIYEETLNILLYESQDGRGPDNALLEATGGAAGRSHHLDEDEERDRIERVRRIHVKRPDDRTHHHQ; encoded by the exons ATG GAAGAGATGTCGGGAGAAAGCGTGGTGAGCTCGGCAGTGCCGGCGGCTACAACTCGGACCACCTCCTTCAAGGGCTCCAGTCCGAGCTCCAAGTATGTGAAGCTGAACGTGGGGGGAGCGCTGTACTACACCACCATGCAGACCCTCACAAAGCAGGACACCATGCTCAAGGCCATGTTCAGCGGCAGGATGGAGGTGCTGACGGACAGTGAAG GCTGGATCCTGATCGATCGCTGCGGGAAGCATTTTGGGACGATTCTCAACTACCTGCGGGACGGCGCCGTACCTCTGCCCGAGAGCCGCAGGGAGATCGAAGAGCTGCTGGCAGAAGCCAAGTACTACCTGGTACAGGGGCTGGCAGATGAGTGCCATGCAGCGCTTCAG aaCAAAGATATGTACGAGCCGTTCTGTAAGGTACCTCTTGTCACATCGCCCAAGGAGGAACAGAGACTCATCGCCACCTCTAATAAG CCGACTGTAAAGCTTTTATACAACAGAAGCAACAACAAATATTCCTATACCAG TAACTCGGACGACAACATGCTGAAGAACATCGAGCTGTTCGACAAGCTGTCTCTGAGGTTCAACGGGAGGGTCCTGTTCATCAAGGACGTGATCGGGGACGAGATCTGCTGCTGGTCCTTCTACGGGCAGGGCCGCAAGATCGCCGAGGTGTGCTGCACGTCCATAGTCTACGCCACCGAGAAGAAGCAGACCAAG GTGGAGTTCCCCGAAGCCCGCATCTACGAGGAGACCCTGAACATCCTGCTGTACGAGTCCCAGGACGGGCGCGGGCCGGACAACGCCCTGCTGGAGGCCACGGGGGGCGCGGCGGGGCGCTCTCATCACCTGGACGAGGACGAGGAGAGGGATCGCATCGAGCGCGTCCGGAGGATCCACGTCAAGAGGCCAGACGACCGCACACACCACCACCAATGA
- the myo1ha gene encoding unconventional myosin-Ih, with product MEGALTARDRVGIQDFVLLDSYTSEVAVLDNLRKRFRENLIYTYIGTMLVSVNPYKELEIYTPKQMDLYMGVNFFELPPHLYALADNAYRTMLTEYNNHFILISGESGAGKTEASKKILQFYAVCCPSTEQLHSVRDRLLLSNPVLEAFGNAKTLRNDNSSRFGKYMDIQFDFKGEAVGGHILSYLLEKSRVVHQNHGERNFHIFYQLLEGGEEELLRWLGLERNPQHYSYLVQGECAKVSSINDKSDWRTVRKALSIVDFSENDIEHLFGIIASVLHLGNLHFDADGKGYATIGSNAGVRWISKLLGVPVLLLQEGLTHRKIEAKAEEVLSPLTVEHAYYARDALAKAIYGRTFTWLVNKINESLANQDPRRKTVIGLLDIYGFEVFYINSFEQFCINYCNEKLQQLFIQLTLKSEQDEYEMEGIEWEPVQFFNNKIICDLVEEKHRGIIAVLDEECVRPGGATDLIFLEKLEEKMGSHPHFVTHKLADQKTRKTLERGDFRLLHYAGEVTYCVIGFLDKNNDLLYRNIKEVMCQSKNVIVKQCFSPSELDNRKRPETVATQFKNSLAGLADILMSKEPWYVRCLKPNDAKQPGRFDDVLVRHQVKYLGLMEHLRVRRAGFAYRRRYEIFLQRYKPLCPDTWPHWRGVPAEGVERLVKYIGYKPDEYKLGRTKIFIRHPRTLFATEDAFQICKNNLATKIQARYKGYRVKGEYQKKKEAATKIENCWRGVQARKERERRAWAVKVIKKFIKGFINRNKPLCDDNADYVTFVRYNYLNKLRNHLPKGLLDKTTWLNPPLMLETTSQILRRLCMRTMVRKYVKGLTPQRKAQLQLKVVTSALFKGKKDGYTQSVAKPFVDTRLGEQEINMKVLQIVRSERIKYGTPVVKYDRNGFKPRQRQLILTQVAAYVVEDAKVKQRVEYSALKGVSVSSLSDGFLILHVPCEDNKQKGDLILQCDHLFEAVTKLCVLANKHSSVKVVQGSIRFAIQPGKEGIIDFSTGQEAMVYRAKNGHLVVVSLRPKAR from the exons ATGGAGGGCGCCCTGACGGCCCGAGACCGTGTGGGCATCCAGGACTTCGTGCTGCTCGACTCCTACACAAGTGAGGTTGCCGTGCTCGACAACCTGCGCAAACGCTTTCGAGAGAACCTCATCTAC acgtACATTGGTACGATGCTGGTCTCAGTCAACCCCTATAAGGAACTGGAGATCTACACCCCAAAACAGATGGATCTCTACATGGGAGTCAATTTCTTTGAGCTGCCACCCCACCT CTACGCCCTTGCAGACAACGCCTACCGCACCATGCTGACGGAGTACAACAACCACTTCATCCTGATCTCCGGGGAGAGCGGGGCGGGGAAGACCGAGGCCTCCAAGAAGATCCTGCAGTTCTACGCCGTGTGCTGCCCCAGCACTGAGCAACTGCACAGCGTCCGGGACCGCCTGCTGCTCTCCAACCCGGTGCTGGAG GCTTTTGGTAACGCCAAAACACTTCGGAACGACAACTCCAGTCGCTTTGGGAAATACATGGACATCCAGTTTGATTTCAAG GGGGAGGCTGTGGGGGGCCACATACTCAGCTATCTGCTGGAGAAGTCTCGGGTGGTGCACCAGAACCATGGAGAGAGGAACTTCCACATTTTTTACCAGCTGCTGGAGGGGGGTGAGGAAGAGCTCCTACGATGGCTGGGACTGGAGAGAAACCCACAGCACTACAGCTACCTGGTACAA GGGGAATGTGCCAAAGTGAGCTCCATCAACGACAAGAGCGACTGGCGGACCGTGCGCAAGGCCCTCTCCATCGTTGACTTCAGCGAGAACGACATTGAG CACCTGTTTGGCATCATCGCCAGCGTCCTGCACCTGGGAAACCTCCACTTCGACGCAGATGGCAAGGGGTATGCCACCATCGGCAGCAACGCAGGGGTGCGTTGGATTTCCAAA TTGCTGGGGGTTCCAGTTCTGCTGCTACAAGAGGGCTTGACTCACAGGAAGATTGAGGCCAAAGCTGAGGAG GTTCTGAGCCCCTTGACTGTAGAGCACGCTTACTATGCCAGAGATGCCTTGGCCAAGGCGATTTACGGACGCACGTTCACATGGCTGGTCAACAAGATCAATGAGTCTTTGGCAAACCAG GACCCCAGGAGGAAGACAGTGATTGGGCTGCTGGACATCTATGGCTTTGAAGTCTTTTATATAAACAG TTTCGAGCAGTTCTGTATCAATTACTGCAACGAGAAGCTGCAGCAACTCTTCATCCAGCTGACCCTGAAGTCAGAGCAGGACGAGTACGAGATGGAGGGCATCGAG TGGGAGCCGGTGCAGTTCTTTAACAACAAGATCATCTGTGACCTAGTGGAGGAGAAACATAGGGGCATCATCGCTGTGCTG GATGAGGAGTGTGTGAGGCCAGGGGGGGCCACTGACCTCATCTTTCTGGAGAAGCTGGAGGAGAAGATGGGCAGTCACCCCCACTTTGTGAC ACACAAGCTGGCGGATCAGAAGACGCGCAAGACACTGGAGCGGGGAGACTTCCGTCTGCTGCACTACGCCGGCGAGGTCACCTACTGTGTCATCG GATTCCTTGACAAAAACAATGACCTTTTGTATCGCAATATCAAAGAA GTGATGTGCCAGTCTAAGAATGTCATTGTGAAGCAGTGTTTCTCCCCGTCAGAGCTGGATAACAGGAAAAGACCCGAGACG GTAGCCACCCAGTTCAAGAACAGTCTTGCAGGCCTGGCAGACATCCTAATGTCCAAGGAGCCCTGGTACGTGCGTTGCCTGAAACCCAACGATGCCAAGCAGCCAG GGCGTTTCGATGACGTGTTGGTGCGACACCAGGTGAAGTACCTGGGCCTGATGGAGCACCTGAGGGTCCGGAGGGCAGGGTTTGCATACCGGCGGAGATACGAGATCTTCCTGCAGAG GTACAAGCCTCTGTGCCCGGACACTTGGCCCCactggaggggggtgccggcaGAGGGGGTGGAGCGGCTGGTTAAATATATCGGCTACAAGCCCGACGAGTACAAGCTGGGCAG AACAAAGATATTCATCCGCCATCCCAGAACGCTCTTTGCCACCGAGGATGCCTTTCAGATCTGCAAGAACAATCTCG CAACAAAGATACAAGCCAGGTATAAAGGTTACCGGGTGAAAGGGGAGtatcagaaaaagaaagaggctG CCACGAAGATCGAGAACTGCTGGAGAGGCGTGCAGGCCAGGAAGGAGCGCGAGAGGAGAGCGTGGGCTGTCAAGGTCATAAAGAA GTTTATAAAGGGCTTCATAAACAGGAACAAGCCCCTTTGTGACGACAACGCGGACTACGTGACGTTTGTTAGATACAACTATCTCAACAAGCTCAGAAACCACCTCCCCAAAGGCCTCCTGGACAAAACCACCTGGCTCAATCCCCCCCTCATGCTGGAAACG ACCTCACAGATCCTGAGGAGGCTCTGCATGCGCACCATGGTCAGGAAGTACGTCAAGGGGCTCACACCCCAGCGCAAAGCCCAG CTGCAGCTGAAAGTGGTGACCAGTGCCTTGTTCAAAGGAAAGAAGGACGGTTACACGCAGAGTGTGGCCAAGCCCTTTGTGGACACCAGACTCG GAGAGCAGGAAATCAACATGAAGGTCCTGCAGATTGTTCGCAGTGAACGGATCAAG TACGGCACTCCTGTGGTGAAGTATGACAGGAATGGGTTTAAGCCGCGGCAGCGCCAGCTCATACTGACCCAAGTCGCGGCTTACGTGGTGGAGGACGCTAAGGTCAAACAGAGAGTCGAGTACTCTGCCCTCAAAG GCGTGTCAGTGAGCAGCCTGAGTGACGGCTTCCTCATCCTGCACGTGCCCTGCGAGGACAACAAACAGAAG GGAGACCTGATTTTACAGTGTGACCACCTGTTCGAGGCTGTGACGAAGCTCTGTGTGTTAGCCAACAAGCACAGCTCCGTCAAGGTTGTTCAGGGCAG TATCCGTTTTGCTATCCAGCCTGGGAAAGAAGGAATCATAGACTTCAGCACCGGACAGGAGGCCATGGTGTACCGAGCCAAGAATGGACACTTAGTGGTG GTTTCTCTTAGACCGAAGGCACGATGA